The window ACCTGCTTTTGCTCGAAGGGCGCTACTTTGAGCCTGGCGAAACAGGTGTGGCACTCCTCGAAAAACATTTTGCCGAAGCCCACAACATCCACCCCAACGATACCATAACGCCCATCCTGAACGGGCAATCTGTGCCGCTGAAAGTGGTTGGCATTGTCGCCAGCCCGGAGTATCTGATTGTCAGCCCCAGCCGCTACGAGCTCATCCCGGCCAATCGCACCTTCGCCGTCATCTTTACCCCCTTGAACGACCTGCAACGCCGCCTGGAAGTCGGTCAGACCATCAATGAAATCACCGTGCGTATTGACGACAACGCCGACCTCGCCGCAGTTGAACAACGTTTGCGCGAACATCTTGCGCCTTACGGCCTCGTCGAAAGTATCACACGCGATGAACAACCTTCCCATGCCGCCCTGCAACTCGACATTGACGGCTTCCGCCAAATGGCATACGCCATTCCGGCGCTCATGCTCTTTGTGGCGCTGATGGCGCTTTCGATGCTGGTGGGGCGGCTGGTCCACACACAACGCCCCCTCATCGGCGTTATGCTTGCCTTTGGGCATACGCGGCAAACCGTATTGCGATTCTTCTTGCTCCTAGCACTCACCATTGGCCTCTTGGGGGCTGCGGCTGGCATTGCCCTGGGAGTGCCGCTCGGCACTGCCCTGACAAGCGCCTACGCTCACGAGCTGGGCATTCCCCTCGTCAAAACACGCCCGCACCCCGACGCCATGTTCCTCGCCGTCGCGCTGAGCTTGCTCACAGCAACCCTTGCGGCGCTTTCACCTGCTCGCCACGCGACACAGGTCGAACCAGCGACCGCCATGCGGCAAGACCCCGCGCTGAGCGTCGTGGCTGTGCGCCCCCTCCGGCTCGAACGGGTCTGGCGCTTGCCTTTGACAGCACGCCTGGCACTCCGCAACCTCTCACGCAACCGCCGCCGCACATTTGGCACATGGCTGGCACTCGTCCTGACGCTGGTGCTGTTGTTGGTTTCCCTGGCGTTGGTAGATTCCATGAACACACTGCTGCAAACACACTTTGAAGAGATTGAGCGGTGGGATATTCTTGTTGTGTTTCAGCAACCCCAACCTATGGAGCGCGTGCAAGACCTGCAAGCGATTGAAGGCGTCACAGCGGTTGAACCGCTTTTGCAACTGCCCGCCCAGTTGCACGCCAACAACAAGGAGGAAGAAATCTTGCTCAACGCCTTGCCCGCTTCAACCACCATGCACACGTGGAACCTTCCGCGCCGTCTCACGGTCGAAGAAGCGTTTGCCCCTGGGCATGTCATCATCACTCGCGCGATGGCCGATGCGCTTGGGGTTGCACGCAACGACACCGTGGACATCGAGACACCCTATGGGCGGCGCACGTTCCGCATTGGCGGCGTTTCAGACGAAATGGTCGGGCCGGTGGCGTACATTCGTTTGGATGACGCACAAGCACTGATTGGAGCGGCGCTCTGGAATAGCGCCTATGTCAAAACCAAAGCCGACCGCGAAACCGTGCAAAATGCGTTCTACCATCTCTCCGGTGTCGCGCTTGTACAAAACAAGCACGATATGAAGCGCGAATGGCAAACGCTGATGGGGCTGTTTTATGCTTTCGTGAGCGTGATGCTTTTGTTCGCCATTCTCATGGGCGGCGCTGTGCTCTTCAACACCATGAGTATGAACGTGCTCGAACGCCGCCGCGAACTGGCGACAATGCGCGCCATGGGAACACCATACCAGCGCCTGCGCCGCCTCATCGCAATCGAAGTCGCCCTCATCTGGGCGTTGGCGTTGCTGCCCGGCATGGTCGCCGGCTATTGGGTCGCGCTTCAGTTTGGGCGTCTCTTCAACAGCGAGCTGATGACGTTCCGCGTCACCATTGCGCCCATTTCCTACATCGGTGCGGCGCTCGCCGTATTGGTCACTGCATGGGGAGCAACATGGCCCCCTCTGCGCGGTATCAAACGGCTCAATCTGGCCGAAGCCATCCGTGAACGCATCGCATGAACAGACTTTCGAGGCAAAGAGGATGAGAACACCACCTTCACCCGCTGCCATTCAGCATTTTTATGAATGGCTGGGGCGGAAACACGATTGGGCGGAAGTGTACGAAAGCCGCGCCAAAAAACGTGCGCTGGCACTGCTGGATATCCAGCCGGGAATGCGGGTGCTCAACGTAGGCGTTGGCACAGGGAAAGACCACCGCCGCCTGGTGCAAGCGGTCGCACCAGGTGGCATCGCCGTCGGTGTGGACATTGCCGCCACCATGCTGCGGCTCACGCAACGCCGCACAGGCGCCCCCGTTGTACAGGCGGACGCCCGCGCCTTGCCCTTCCCCGACAACACATTCGACCGCCTTTTTTGCGCCTACATGTTCGACCTTCTCCCGCTTCCCGACCTGCGCCCCACCTTGCTTGAATGCGTGCGTGTCGTGCGCCCTGGGGGGCGGCTCGTCCTCGTCTCGCTTGGGGAAGGCGTCACTCGCACCAGCCAATTTGTGATGCGGCTCTGGAAGGGGCTTTACCAACTCGCGCCGCTGGCATGCGGCGGCTGCCGCCCCATTCCACTGGCGCACATTGCCACGACCCTGCCGGCTGTCCGCGTGCAACATGAAACGATTGTCCAGTGGGGCGTGCCAAACGAAATGGTTGTGATTGATATTGAAAGCGATGAGTAGCCCTTTCCACTCGCACTTGACACGCCAGACCAAAGCCGATATACTCCCCCCGTGTACAGCGATTGCGGAAGAAGGAGGTGCCAACATGAGCACACAAGTCACCTACGGCATGACCAAAAGCCTGAATGTCCCCTTTGAAACGGCCGTCGAACGTGTCACCGAAGCGCTCAAAGAGCAAGGCTTCGGCATTCTCACCGAAATTGACGTGAAAGCCACCTTGAAGAAAAAACTCGACGTTGATTTTCGGCGCTATGTGATTTTGGGGGCGTGCAATCCACCGCTGGCGCACCGTGCGCTTTCGACCGACATTCACATTGGCTTGATGCTCCCGTGCAATGTCGTTGTGTACGAAGACGAGAGCGGGACGGGAAGCGTGGTTGAAATCGCCGACCCCATCGCTATGCTGGGCATTGCCAATTCGCCCGACCTGATGCCCATTGCGCAGGAAGCCCGCGAACGCCTGCAAAAAGCACTCGACGCCCTGGATCAATAGACAAACCAGAGGGTTGCGAGCCCACACAAAAACGGGACGCCGCGCGGCGTCCCGTTTGACGTTGTTGCCTAGGGGTCAAACGCCTATCTCATCCAGCACCGCCAGCAAGCGCTCGATATCCGCCCACGTGTTGTAGAAATGCGGCGAGACGCGAATCCCGGGACCACGCACGGAGACATGCACATCCGCGGCTTTCAGGCGCTCCCACACCTGCTCGGCGGGGACGCGCGGATGCTGGAAGGTCACAATCCCCGCGCGCTCCTCATCACGGGCGTGCGGCGTGACGACCTGCATACCACGTTCCAGCAAGGCTTCGATGAGCCGCCCCGTCAACGCCAGCACATATTCGGCAATCTGTGCCACTCCCACCTCGCTCAGCAAGGCAATGCTCTCCATCAAGCCGACCAAGCTGGGCCACGCCAGCGTCCCATGCTCGTAGCGGCTTGCGGTGGGGCTGAGCGGCATATCGTAGTCAAAGAAGTTCATGGGGTTGACCGTTCCCAGCCAGCCATAAGCGCGCGGGTCGAGCAGGTCGAGCAACTCACGCCGCACGTAGAAAATGCCCGCGCCCAACGGTCCCATCAACCACTTCGGTCCCCCAGCCGCCATGAAGTCAATCCCCATGGCTTGCACATCAATCGGCAACACACCCGCTGCCTGAATCACATCCACACAGACCAACACATCGCGACGATGCGCCTCTTCCGCCAACTCGGCGATTGGGTTGCGATACCCCGTAAAAAACTCCACATAACTGAGCGCGAGTAAGCGCGTGCGCTCGTCCATCGCCGCGACAATCTCGCGCGGGTCAATACGCCCATCACGCGCGGGGACACGCCGAATTTCCACGCCCGCCGCTTCCAGATTGCGCCACGGGTACACATTGGCGGTAAACTCCGTCTCGGCGGTCACCAGGTTGTCGCCCTCGCGCCAAGGCAAACCACGCGCCACCAGCAACAACCCTTCCGACGTGTTGCGCGTGAAGGCAATTTCATCGGGGTGGGCGTGAAAAAAAGCCGCCACACGTTGGCGAAACGAAGGCAACAAGTCGGGGTTTGCGAACGCCGGTGGGTGTCCATGTTGCATACGCGCATCAATCCAATCTTGCACGGCTTGCGCAGTGCGGACGTTCAACGGCGAGACAGCGGCATGGTCAAGGTACGCAGCATGCTGAGTAATGGGGAACAACGCCCGTGCGGCGTCACTGCCGGGTACGAGTGCCATGTTCGACTCCTTGATGCTTCTTCAAAGTTGGTTCTTTTGGGAACAAAGGAGCACCATGAAGCGAACAGGTGAGAAAAACATGGCGCTCCCAAGGGGACAGTATAAGCCGAAATGCAGCGGAACGCACACTGTGTAGAGGGTGAATCACAAACCTGGAAGAAACAAGCGGATGAAAAATTGACGCCCTTTAGGGGTGCAAAATACCCAGAAGAGCCTTCGCCTTCTGCCAAAGAAAGAAGATTCTCCCGCCTGGTCCTTTTGGTTGAGGAAATTCCAAAAGCGGCGGTTTGTCATAGAGTGCATCTTCCGCCAAGGTCAATTGAAGATCCTCCAACGAACGAGAAGGTTCTTCAAAAGAAAGTTGGTATAAAAGTCTTGCACATCCCCAAAGCTTTTCTTTTTCTTCCTGCTGGGGGCAAATAATTTCATAAAGCCTTCCATCAGCGGCCACATACACATAGGCGCTGGGATCCATACCGGGTACACTATCAACCATAACGCCCCGGTAACCATCCACCAACACTTGTTCAACACCAAACTGCCAGCCCGGGAACTCTCGAATCAATTTTAGAACACGCAATTCTATCTGGTTTGGTGCATCGCGGTGACGCCACGCCACCCGCAATACCATACGCCCATCTGAATCCACAAGCGTAAAGCCAAAATCGTCGGCAAGATACTGATCTTCAACAACACGTGTTCCTGAGGGGAGCGCCCGTAGCGAGACCCCTAGAACGTCATTACGATAGATGGGAGTGCTTTTTTCTCCAACAATGGGAGATGTCCCCTGCACCATTACCCAGTTGTTTCCTGAACCAAGCAGAGAAAGCAGAACACATATGAAAACAGATAGCAGTTTGGCCTTGCGCATATTTGTCTCCTTTCTTTTTCAGTTCACTTCCTGATAAGACAACCATCAATCTGCGCAGATTGACGCCAAACACTTTATCCAAAAAAGTTATCTTTTACAATCCCCTTTTCCGAGGATTTTTCTCATCTCCCCCTGAGTATTAGGGGTACAATCGAACCCAAAACCCACAAAACGCGCTGACCTCAACCAAGAACGCTGAACAAGCAAAAGTGCACGCACGGAGATGTGAAGCCCTGAGAGGAAAGCCTGCGGGTACGCATTGCCAACAAAAGGGGCATGCAGAAACGCGCCCACCACCTCGCGAAGTGCGCGGCGGTGGACGCGCATTGTTCACTGCCTGATTGCGTCGCGTTGACAACTCCGACGCTATGCGTTATTGCGCGCGGTATTTGTGCCAGTAGCGGTACATGCCATCCGCAGACATCCAGGGGGGCGAGACGACCTCGTACATGTGCCACCACGCTTCATCTAACCCCTGCGCCTCGGCTTGCGCCCGAATCCAGTCGGTAAACCGCTTGCGCAGCGTCTCGCGATCGGGATTGTCGCGCATGGTCTCCACCAGCCACGCCTCGGCGGCGTCCAATGCTTCACGCGCCGCCGCCAGATGAAACGCGACATCGTCGTAGATGCCAAAATGCGTCGGCGCAATACGTGCCACGTCGAGCTGTTGCAAACGGTCAAGGCTGGCGCGCCATCGCTCAATGTGAAACTCCGGCGGCGGCATGGGCAAGCTGACAAAACGGTTGCCGAACCGCATTCCCCCCACGTCTCCCGTGAAGAGCACATCGCCCAACCGGTAGCTCACGTGGTGGTTGGCATGCCCCACGGTTTCCAGCACCTCAATCGTCAACTCTTCGATGTGCAGCGTCATATTGTCAGCCAGTTCGTGCACCTGCTCAGCCGGCACCGGCAAAAATTCCCCCCACAAGCGGTCCATGTCGTCGCCGTAGATGCGCCCTGCGCTTGCCAGCAACTTTTCGGGATTGATGAGGTGCGGCGCACCGCGCGGGTGAACATGCACGCGCGCCCCATGCCGTGCCACCCATCCAACCGCGCCGGCGTGGTCCAGGTGAATGTGCGTCAACAAGACGTCGGTGATGTCCTCCATGGTGAAGCCATGCGCCCGTACACCGGCTTCAAGCGCGGCGGTGGTTGTGCCCGGACCGGTTTCAATGAGCACCGCCCCCCGCGCATGTGGAATCAGATACGCAGCAATAGTGCCGGGAAAGCCCTGAAAATTCAGGTCGAGTGTGTGTATCGTGGTCATGGTTCTGCCTCGCGTTGTTTTGGATTATGCGCCTCTGTGTCTTCTCTGTTATAAACTCGCTTGCGCAAAGCGACAAAGAGGCCGCAAGGGCCTCTTTGTCATCCTCATCGTCTGCGGTCACCGACAGGCTCAGCCCGCCACCCGTTCGAGCAAGGCTTTGGCACGCGCCACCACGTTTTCCACCGTGAAGCCAAATTGCTCTTGCAGTACCTTGTACGGGGCGGATGCGCCAAACCGGTCAATGGCGATGATATCGCCGTCCAGCCCCACCCAGCGCTCCCAGCCCAACGAAGCGCCGGCTTCAATCGCCAGGCGGGCTTTCACCGCGCTGGGCAACACGCTCTCGCGGTATTCCGGCGATTGCTCGGCGAAGAGTTCCCACGACGGCATGCTGACCAGGCGCACGCGCACCCCTTCAGCCGCCAACTGCTCGTAAGCGGCAGCCGCCAATTCCACCTCAGAACCGGTCGCGATGAGAATCAGGTCGGGGGTGGCGGCGTTTTCAGCGAGCACATACGCGCCATAGCGCAGGTTGGCGGCGTCGGCGTAGCGTGTGCGGTCAAGCGTGGTGATGCTCTGGCGAGAGAGCGCCAACGCCACCGGGCGCGACGTTTCCGCCAGCGCCACCCGCCACGCTTCCACGGTTTCGTTGGCGTCGGCGGGGCGAATGACAACCAGGTTCGGCATGGCACGCAACGACGCCAAATGCTCGATGGGCTGGTGGGTCGGGCCGTCTTCCCCCAGCCAAACGCTGTCATGCGTATAGACGAAAATCACCGGCAGATGCGACAACGCCGCCAGGCGCACAGCCGGGCGCATATAGTCGCTAAACACCAGGAAGGTGCCGCCGTAGGGGCGCACGCCGCCATGCAACGCCATGCCGTTCATCGCCGCGCCCATGGCATGCTCGCGAATGCCCCAGTGCACGTAGCGCCCATCGTAGGCGTCGCGTGCGAAGATGTGCGCCCCCTTGAATTTGGTGTTGTTGGAAGGCGTCAAGTCGGCGGAGCCACCGATGAGGTAGCCCAACTTGGGCATGATGGCGTCGAGCACTTTGCCGCTGGCTTTGCGTGTGGCGAGTTTTTCACCCGCGGCAAAAGTGGGCATATCAGCGTCCCAGCCTTCGGGCAAGGCATACGACCAATAGTGCCGCCAGGCTTCGGCTTCGGCGGGATACTCGGCGGCGTACCGCTCGAAGAGCGCCTGCCATTCGTGTTCCCACGCTTCGCCCCGCTCGACGGCTTGCCGCATGTGTGCATACACCTCATCCGGCACGTAGAACCATTTATCCTCAGGCCAGCCAAGGTTGCGTTTTGCCAGGCGCAGTTCTTCTTCACCCAAAGGCGAACCGTGCACGCCTGCTGTGCCCTGCTTGTTGGGCGCGCCGTAGCCGATGGTCGTGCGCACCATAATCAGCGATGGGCGGCTCAGGTCGGCGCGGGCTTCGGCAATGGCTTGTTCGATGGCGTCCAAATCATGGTCGCCATCCTCAACCTCCAACACTTGCCAGCCATACGCCTGGAAGCGCATGGCAACGTCTTCGGTGAACGCCAGCGATGTATCGCCGTCAATGGTGATGTGGTTGTTGTCATAGAGATAAATCAGGCGCCCCAGCCCCAAATGCCCGGCAAGCGAGGCGGCTTCACTGCTGATGCCTTCCATCAAATCGCCGTCGGAGACAATCGCGTAGGTGAAGTGGTCCATGATGTCATAGCCAGGGCGGTTGAAGACAGCCGCCAGGTGGCGCTCCGCCATTGCCATGCCCACGCCATTGGCAAATCCTTGCCCCAGCGGGCCGGTGGTTGTTTCCACGCCGGGCGTCAAACCATATTCGGGGTGGCCGGGGGTGATACTCCCCCACTGGCGGAAGTTCTGAATGTCTTCCATGCTGACGTCGTAGCCTGTGAGATGCAGCAATGAGTAGAGCAGCATGGAACCGTGCCCGGCGGACAGAATAAAGCGGTCGCGGTTGGGCCATTTGGGATTGCGGGGGTTGTGTTTCAAGAAGCGCGTCCAGAGCACATACGCCATCGGCGCAGCCCCCATGGGCAAGCCGGGGTGTCCGCTGTTGGCTTTCTGGACGGCGTCGGCTGAGAGAAAACGAATGGTGTTGATTGCCAATCGGTCAAGGTCGGTGTATGGCATAGGTCGCTCCCTTTGTGTGTCCACGTTTCGATTTATTCACCATCAAGCAACGCCAGTTGCACAACGTCGCGCAAGACAATTTGCGGCGTCCCTTTGTAGAGTTGAACCCGCCCCTGAATGGCAATGCACCGGTTGAGCAGGTAGGTTTCGGGGGGGTCGGGAAAATCTTGCCAGCGGTCTGGGAAAATGACCACGTAGAAGTGCCCTTGGTAGGGGTCGTGCGAATTCAAGAAGACCGCCTTGCCGCTGTTGTGCGTGGAGACGACGCGAAAGACAATCGTTGCGGTTTGGTCAATCACGTTCCGCGCCTCTTCGGGACCAATGGCGCCGGGCACGAGCGAGGGGTCGCACGCCTCGGCGTTGGCGGGAGCGGGCGCAGCGGCGGCTTCCTCGGTCGCCGGTGTTGGGGCAACCGCGCCGCTGCCCCCTGCAATCGGCTTGAATTCCGACCAGACGCCGCGCCGCTTTTCGCGCGCCACAAATTCGAGGTCGCGCAGCAGGTCGGCGTAGCGGTCATCCGGCGGGACAATGTTCACAAAAGCGTAGCCCAGGCGCACCATTTCGGCTTCCACAAGCGTGCCGTCTTCGAGGAAAATCCAGCGTAGCAAGCGCCCAAAATGGTCACGGTCGGTTTGGTCGGGTTCAAGATAGACGATTTTGCCTTCCACCAACTGGCGGTTGAACTCGGTCGCTTCGGGTCCGTAAAATTCCGCACTGCTCAGGTTGGGGTTGACGTCCGATTCAGGCGTGTCAATGCCCAGGTAGCGGACATGCTCGCCGTTCTCGATTTCGATGGTATCGCCGTCAATGACCCGCACCACGCGCGCCGGCTGTCGGTTGTTGGGCAAGGCGGGCACGGTGGGCGTTGGCGCTACCGCCGCAGAGGGTTCGGCGCGATTTTGCAAAACCAACACCGCCAGCGCGATGTTGGTCACCGCCAGAAAGACGACTGCAAGCGCCAGAAGTTTCCATGCGTTTTTGGACATGTTCATTCACCTTCGGAGACACAATTGGCATACACCCCGCGATAGGCGGGGGGCAACAGGCGCGCAATTTCGCACATGATGCGCTGTGTGGCTTCGGCGCGTTGTTCACGCCGACGAGCGGGGTCGAGGGGGGGCAAGCGGAACGGTTCGCCAATGTGGATGACGATATGCCCGCGGCGACCATGCCGCCAATCGTCGAAAAGACGCTCGGTGCCCCACATGGCGACGGGCAAAATGGGCACGCCCGCTTTGAGCGCCAGATAGCCCACCCCTTCGCGGGCTTCGCGCAGTTGGGCGTCGTCGCTGATACCGCCTTCGGGGAAAATGGCGACGCGCTCGCCCCGTTCCAACGCTTCCAGCACCTGGCGGATGGTGTCAAGCGTCAATCCGCCGTCGCGGCGCACACGAATAGGCGCATAGAACGAGAGCAAAGGCGGGAGCAAGGGACGCTCCCACAGGTCCGCCGCAGCCACGTACTCGATAGGTTCGGGCATGGCGTGGAGCAGTGCCGGCGGGTCGGCGTCGCCGATGTGGTTGCATGCAATCAACAAAGGACCGGGGGGAATGTCGCGCCGACCGCGAATTTCCACCTTGACAAACAACCGCGCCACCAGGCCAACCGCCCACTTGGCAAGCCAACGCCGCAGACGCAAAAAACGCCTCATGAGGATGAAACCTCCTCGCGTGCTCCCAGCAGGTCGAGCAAACGTTCGACCACCTCATCGCGCGAAAGCCCGGTGGTGTCCACATAGATGGCGTCGGGCGCGCGGCGCAGCGGCGCCACGGCGCGCGTGCTGTCCAACCGGTCGCGTTCGCGCAAATCCGCCAGAATGGCGTCGTAATCGGCTTCTTGCCCACGCGCCACCAATTCATCGTAGCGGCGGCGGGCGCGTTCTTCGGGTGAAGCGTCGAGATAGAACTTGATATCCGCATCGGGCATGACCACGGTGCCAATATCACGCCCTACCATGACGACCCGCCCACGTTGCCCAATGCGGCGCTGTTGGGCGGTGAGCGCCAAGCGCACGCGGGGGTGCGCCGCCACATACGAGACACTGGCATCCACCTGAGGCGTGCGGAGCGCCCAGGTGATGTCGCGCGCGCCGACGAGGACGGTGTAGTAGCGCCCGTCATCGTGCCCGGCGGGTGGTTGAACGTCAATGATCGTTGTTTCCGCCAGCACGCCTAACGCCTCTTCATCATCCAAGGGAACCCCCTGCTCCAACGCCAACAAGGTGATCGCACGGTACATGACACCCGTATCGAAGAAAAGGTATCCCAAGTGCTGCGCCAACGCCAGCCCAACACTGCTTTTTCCAGCCGCAGCCGGTCCATCAATCGCTATGGTCTTGGCTTTTCGATGTTCAGGTTTCACAACAACAATGCTCCTCGCTCTCAAAGTATGGGTGATGTTGTTATACCGCAGGCAAGCAGAAGAGCAAGCAGGGGGTGGTTTGCCAACACATCCAACACAAACGGGGCGGCGCGTCTCCCGCGTCGCCCCGCTCGGCTTCACTGCGCCCCCAGTGCCTCCCAGACCGGCGCCAGCACAACCTCCCACACGTCATCCACCGACTGCGTGGCCTCTTCCCACCCATCGGGCACGTCGGGGAAGGTGAGCGTCTGCCCCGTGAGCGTCTCCAAACGCGCGAACCCATCCACACTGTTCGCAAACGTCGGCGGGGGCGGTGCGCCGTCGTTCACAACCTGAAACACCCAGACCCCCGTGCCGTGCGTTTCGCCGTCTTCTTGCAACATGCGCACCCACTGCGCATGCGTGGGCGCGGTTTCGGGCAATTCGCGCGCCACAGCAAAAGCGCGCCCCTGCTCGGTGATGAACCAATGCTCGTAGTACATGCTTTCCGCCTCGGCGTACACATCCACGCCCAGGTGCTCGTTGTACTGTTTGATGAAGGGTTGCCCATCCGCGGCTTGCCGCAAAACAGCGGTCGTGCAGACCACCGCAACGCGCTCTTCCCGCAGGGGCGGCGTCAGCCCTTCATCCGGCTGGTAGCAGGCGTGCGGCGCAACCGAGACGGTAATGGGCGACCATGAACGCAAGGGAAGATGCCCAGCGATAAAACCGCGATTGTAAGCGAC of the Ardenticatena maritima genome contains:
- the cmk gene encoding (d)CMP kinase, translating into MKPEHRKAKTIAIDGPAAAGKSSVGLALAQHLGYLFFDTGVMYRAITLLALEQGVPLDDEEALGVLAETTIIDVQPPAGHDDGRYYTVLVGARDITWALRTPQVDASVSYVAAHPRVRLALTAQQRRIGQRGRVVMVGRDIGTVVMPDADIKFYLDASPEERARRRYDELVARGQEADYDAILADLRERDRLDSTRAVAPLRRAPDAIYVDTTGLSRDEVVERLLDLLGAREEVSSS
- a CDS encoding MBL fold metallo-hydrolase, which encodes MTTIHTLDLNFQGFPGTIAAYLIPHARGAVLIETGPGTTTAALEAGVRAHGFTMEDITDVLLTHIHLDHAGAVGWVARHGARVHVHPRGAPHLINPEKLLASAGRIYGDDMDRLWGEFLPVPAEQVHELADNMTLHIEELTIEVLETVGHANHHVSYRLGDVLFTGDVGGMRFGNRFVSLPMPPPEFHIERWRASLDRLQQLDVARIAPTHFGIYDDVAFHLAAAREALDAAEAWLVETMRDNPDRETLRKRFTDWIRAQAEAQGLDEAWWHMYEVVSPPWMSADGMYRYWHKYRAQ
- a CDS encoding aminotransferase class V-fold PLP-dependent enzyme — translated: MALVPGSDAARALFPITQHAAYLDHAAVSPLNVRTAQAVQDWIDARMQHGHPPAFANPDLLPSFRQRVAAFFHAHPDEIAFTRNTSEGLLLVARGLPWREGDNLVTAETEFTANVYPWRNLEAAGVEIRRVPARDGRIDPREIVAAMDERTRLLALSYVEFFTGYRNPIAELAEEAHRRDVLVCVDVIQAAGVLPIDVQAMGIDFMAAGGPKWLMGPLGAGIFYVRRELLDLLDPRAYGWLGTVNPMNFFDYDMPLSPTASRYEHGTLAWPSLVGLMESIALLSEVGVAQIAEYVLALTGRLIEALLERGMQVVTPHARDEERAGIVTFQHPRVPAEQVWERLKAADVHVSVRGPGIRVSPHFYNTWADIERLLAVLDEIGV
- a CDS encoding lysophospholipid acyltransferase family protein; the protein is MRRFLRLRRWLAKWAVGLVARLFVKVEIRGRRDIPPGPLLIACNHIGDADPPALLHAMPEPIEYVAAADLWERPLLPPLLSFYAPIRVRRDGGLTLDTIRQVLEALERGERVAIFPEGGISDDAQLREAREGVGYLALKAGVPILPVAMWGTERLFDDWRHGRRGHIVIHIGEPFRLPPLDPARRREQRAEATQRIMCEIARLLPPAYRGVYANCVSEGE
- the tkt gene encoding transketolase yields the protein MPYTDLDRLAINTIRFLSADAVQKANSGHPGLPMGAAPMAYVLWTRFLKHNPRNPKWPNRDRFILSAGHGSMLLYSLLHLTGYDVSMEDIQNFRQWGSITPGHPEYGLTPGVETTTGPLGQGFANGVGMAMAERHLAAVFNRPGYDIMDHFTYAIVSDGDLMEGISSEAASLAGHLGLGRLIYLYDNNHITIDGDTSLAFTEDVAMRFQAYGWQVLEVEDGDHDLDAIEQAIAEARADLSRPSLIMVRTTIGYGAPNKQGTAGVHGSPLGEEELRLAKRNLGWPEDKWFYVPDEVYAHMRQAVERGEAWEHEWQALFERYAAEYPAEAEAWRHYWSYALPEGWDADMPTFAAGEKLATRKASGKVLDAIMPKLGYLIGGSADLTPSNNTKFKGAHIFARDAYDGRYVHWGIREHAMGAAMNGMALHGGVRPYGGTFLVFSDYMRPAVRLAALSHLPVIFVYTHDSVWLGEDGPTHQPIEHLASLRAMPNLVVIRPADANETVEAWRVALAETSRPVALALSRQSITTLDRTRYADAANLRYGAYVLAENAATPDLILIATGSEVELAAAAYEQLAAEGVRVRLVSMPSWELFAEQSPEYRESVLPSAVKARLAIEAGASLGWERWVGLDGDIIAIDRFGASAPYKVLQEQFGFTVENVVARAKALLERVAG
- a CDS encoding thermonuclease family protein — translated: MSKNAWKLLALAVVFLAVTNIALAVLVLQNRAEPSAAVAPTPTVPALPNNRQPARVVRVIDGDTIEIENGEHVRYLGIDTPESDVNPNLSSAEFYGPEATEFNRQLVEGKIVYLEPDQTDRDHFGRLLRWIFLEDGTLVEAEMVRLGYAFVNIVPPDDRYADLLRDLEFVAREKRRGVWSEFKPIAGGSGAVAPTPATEEAAAAPAPANAEACDPSLVPGAIGPEEARNVIDQTATIVFRVVSTHNSGKAVFLNSHDPYQGHFYVVIFPDRWQDFPDPPETYLLNRCIAIQGRVQLYKGTPQIVLRDVVQLALLDGE
- a CDS encoding ABC transporter permease → MTRTLWRKLWRDIRANRGQTAALVLLIALGIASFMAMIGAYRDLSLSYEHTYEQLKFADLTIKVLGAPQTVVDEIAQVEGVQAAMGRYVVDTGYDAGETTLRARLIGIPDEHRPTVNDLLLLEGRYFEPGETGVALLEKHFAEAHNIHPNDTITPILNGQSVPLKVVGIVASPEYLIVSPSRYELIPANRTFAVIFTPLNDLQRRLEVGQTINEITVRIDDNADLAAVEQRLREHLAPYGLVESITRDEQPSHAALQLDIDGFRQMAYAIPALMLFVALMALSMLVGRLVHTQRPLIGVMLAFGHTRQTVLRFFLLLALTIGLLGAAAGIALGVPLGTALTSAYAHELGIPLVKTRPHPDAMFLAVALSLLTATLAALSPARHATQVEPATAMRQDPALSVVAVRPLRLERVWRLPLTARLALRNLSRNRRRTFGTWLALVLTLVLLLVSLALVDSMNTLLQTHFEEIERWDILVVFQQPQPMERVQDLQAIEGVTAVEPLLQLPAQLHANNKEEEILLNALPASTTMHTWNLPRRLTVEEAFAPGHVIITRAMADALGVARNDTVDIETPYGRRTFRIGGVSDEMVGPVAYIRLDDAQALIGAALWNSAYVKTKADRETVQNAFYHLSGVALVQNKHDMKREWQTLMGLFYAFVSVMLLFAILMGGAVLFNTMSMNVLERRRELATMRAMGTPYQRLRRLIAIEVALIWALALLPGMVAGYWVALQFGRLFNSELMTFRVTIAPISYIGAALAVLVTAWGATWPPLRGIKRLNLAEAIRERIA
- a CDS encoding DUF302 domain-containing protein, translating into MSTQVTYGMTKSLNVPFETAVERVTEALKEQGFGILTEIDVKATLKKKLDVDFRRYVILGACNPPLAHRALSTDIHIGLMLPCNVVVYEDESGTGSVVEIADPIAMLGIANSPDLMPIAQEARERLQKALDALDQ
- a CDS encoding class I SAM-dependent methyltransferase, giving the protein MRTPPSPAAIQHFYEWLGRKHDWAEVYESRAKKRALALLDIQPGMRVLNVGVGTGKDHRRLVQAVAPGGIAVGVDIAATMLRLTQRRTGAPVVQADARALPFPDNTFDRLFCAYMFDLLPLPDLRPTLLECVRVVRPGGRLVLVSLGEGVTRTSQFVMRLWKGLYQLAPLACGGCRPIPLAHIATTLPAVRVQHETIVQWGVPNEMVVIDIESDE